The Alteriqipengyuania halimionae genome contains a region encoding:
- a CDS encoding sugar kinase produces MAGAVMRQGDPPPVVCFGEMLLRLSPMPGIPLTRAAALDLAVGGAEANVAIALAGLGQAASMLTVLPHNALGRRALAALREAGVATEHVTHAAGRLGTYYFEPPSGPVGGCVTYDRVGSTFARAKAGDVGFVAALDGAALLHLSGIIPALGPDSAQLASAAIEAARNAGLPICFDGNYRANLWNAWNSDPRAILTELVASATILIGNHRDISLLLGKTFSGDGPDRRREAAEAAFDAFPDLQVIASTARHIESATVHRLAGRVDLRESHWQTEEVRIAPVVDRIGTGDAYAAGVIYRWLHDGSAQDMAKSGLALAAMKHGVIGDSICIGHAELEAFDLGGADVSR; encoded by the coding sequence ATGGCTGGCGCGGTGATGCGCCAGGGCGACCCACCCCCGGTCGTCTGCTTCGGCGAGATGCTGCTGCGGCTGTCGCCGATGCCCGGTATCCCGCTGACGCGTGCCGCCGCGCTCGATCTCGCAGTGGGCGGGGCCGAAGCCAATGTCGCGATCGCGCTGGCAGGTCTCGGCCAGGCAGCCTCGATGCTGACCGTTCTGCCCCATAATGCGCTCGGCCGCCGCGCGCTTGCGGCCTTGCGCGAGGCCGGGGTGGCGACCGAGCATGTCACGCATGCCGCAGGTCGGCTCGGCACCTATTATTTCGAACCGCCGAGTGGCCCGGTGGGCGGGTGCGTAACCTATGATCGCGTCGGCAGCACGTTCGCCCGGGCGAAGGCCGGCGATGTGGGTTTCGTTGCAGCACTCGATGGCGCCGCCTTGCTCCACCTTTCGGGGATCATCCCCGCGCTCGGACCCGATTCCGCGCAACTGGCGTCGGCGGCGATCGAGGCGGCCCGCAATGCCGGCCTGCCGATCTGCTTCGATGGGAATTATCGCGCAAACCTTTGGAATGCGTGGAACAGCGATCCGCGCGCGATCCTGACAGAGCTTGTGGCCAGCGCGACAATCCTGATCGGCAATCACCGCGATATCTCCCTGCTTCTGGGAAAGACGTTTTCGGGCGATGGTCCCGATCGGCGACGCGAAGCGGCCGAAGCGGCGTTCGATGCCTTTCCCGATCTCCAGGTGATCGCCTCGACGGCGCGCCATATTGAAAGCGCGACGGTGCATCGGCTCGCGGGACGGGTCGATCTGCGCGAGAGCCACTGGCAGACCGAGGAAGTGCGCATTGCCCCGGTGGTCGACCGAATCGGGACCGGCGATGCGTATGCCGCCGGCGTGATCTACCGCTGGCTGCACGATGGCTCGGCGCAGGACATGGCGAAATCCGGCCTCGCGCTCGCGGCGATGAAGCATGGCGTGATCGGGGATTCGATCTGCATCGGTCATGCAGAGCT
- the kduD gene encoding 2-dehydro-3-deoxy-D-gluconate 5-dehydrogenase KduD → MSTESFDLTGRKAIVTGANTGIGQGIALALAQAGADLALVGRSAADETQAKVEACGRRAIQIEADLSSIAPVESVVSQAVDALGRVDILVNNAGIIRRDDALDFTEADWDAVVDTNMKVLFFLSQAVGRHMVEWASQAGERGKIVNIASMLTFQGGIRVPSYTASKSGVGGLTKLLANEWAPKGINVNAIAPGYIATNNTAALQSDETRNRQIMERIPEGRWGDPADIGGAAVFLSSRAADYVQGHILAVDGGWLAR, encoded by the coding sequence ATGAGCACCGAATCATTCGACCTGACCGGTCGCAAGGCGATCGTGACCGGCGCGAACACCGGGATCGGTCAGGGCATTGCACTCGCGCTGGCGCAAGCGGGCGCGGATCTCGCGCTGGTCGGTCGCAGCGCGGCGGACGAAACGCAGGCCAAGGTCGAGGCCTGCGGTCGCAGGGCGATCCAGATCGAGGCCGATCTTTCCAGCATTGCACCGGTCGAGAGCGTCGTGTCGCAAGCGGTCGATGCGCTCGGTCGCGTCGATATTCTTGTCAACAATGCGGGGATCATCCGCCGCGACGATGCGCTCGATTTCACCGAAGCCGACTGGGACGCGGTGGTCGACACCAATATGAAGGTGCTGTTCTTCCTCAGCCAGGCGGTCGGCCGCCACATGGTCGAGTGGGCGAGCCAGGCGGGCGAGCGCGGCAAGATCGTCAATATCGCCTCGATGCTGACCTTCCAGGGCGGTATTCGCGTGCCCAGCTACACCGCCTCGAAAAGCGGAGTGGGTGGTCTCACCAAGCTGCTGGCCAATGAATGGGCGCCCAAGGGCATCAATGTGAACGCCATCGCCCCCGGCTATATCGCGACCAACAACACGGCCGCGCTGCAATCCGACGAGACGCGCAACCGCCAGATCATGGAGCGCATTCCCGAAGGGCGCTGGGGCGATCCCGCCGATATCGGCGGCGCGGCCGTGTTCCTTTCCAGCAGGGCGGCGGATTACGTCCAGGGGCATATCCTCGCGGTCGATGGCGGATGGCTGGCGCGGTGA
- a CDS encoding RpiB/LacA/LacB family sugar-phosphate isomerase — MKIALITENSQAAKNGVIHDALTTVVEPLGHEVFNYGMYTAQDEASLTYVMNGLLTGILLNSKAADFVVTGCGTGMGSMLACNAMPGVFCGLVIDPTDAFLFGQINDGNAISMPYAKGFGWAAELNLQDCYRKIFENEGGQGYPKERAEIMATNRGILKDFKAAATKDMLSVLESVDQDLLKSAIAGERFAEYFYPNSQDEEISAYLRSL; from the coding sequence ATGAAAATCGCCCTCATTACCGAGAACAGCCAGGCCGCGAAGAACGGCGTCATCCACGATGCGCTAACCACCGTGGTCGAGCCGCTGGGCCATGAAGTGTTCAATTACGGTATGTACACGGCACAGGACGAGGCCTCGCTCACCTATGTGATGAACGGTTTGCTGACGGGAATACTGCTGAACTCGAAGGCCGCCGATTTCGTCGTGACCGGTTGCGGCACGGGGATGGGTTCGATGCTGGCCTGCAACGCCATGCCCGGCGTGTTCTGCGGCCTCGTGATCGATCCGACCGATGCGTTCCTGTTCGGCCAGATCAACGACGGCAATGCGATCTCGATGCCCTATGCCAAGGGATTCGGTTGGGCCGCCGAACTCAATTTGCAGGATTGCTACCGCAAGATCTTCGAGAACGAGGGCGGGCAGGGCTATCCCAAAGAGCGTGCCGAGATCATGGCGACCAATCGCGGCATCCTGAAGGACTTCAAGGCTGCGGCGACCAAGGACATGCTGAGCGTGCTCGAAAGCGTCGATCAGGACCTGCTCAAATCGGCCATCGCAGGTGAGCGGTTCGCCGAGTATTTCTATCCCAATTCGCAGGACGAAGAGATTTCCGCCTACCTCCGCAGCCTTTAA
- a CDS encoding LacI family DNA-binding transcriptional regulator: protein MSSKRTPTINDVATRAGVSKKTVSRVINSSPMLKPQTREKVEKVIAELGYVPNPQARALALRRNFVLGLLYDNPNAQTILNFQQGVLDAIRDTEFALVVRPVDRHSPDMLDDIRDFLEKQRPAGVMILPPISENDAIAELCLEQGCGYVRMGSAEFDEPHRLVESNDGEAVGWAVDHLVEQGHRRIALIEGPEGFRSALERRRGFLEGLDRHGIAHDPGLVAKGAYTFESGKAAARALFDRDPRPTAIFACNDEMAAGALHVASERGIAVPRDLSLIGFDDSPTAAHMWPPLTTVSWPITRMANAAAMKLIAPATPEAKPFKFDSSLVQRSSVAPPQKP, encoded by the coding sequence ATAAGCTCGAAACGAACGCCGACGATCAATGATGTCGCCACCCGGGCAGGGGTGTCGAAGAAAACGGTGAGCCGGGTTATCAACAGTTCGCCCATGCTCAAACCGCAGACCCGTGAGAAAGTCGAGAAGGTGATCGCCGAACTCGGCTATGTGCCAAATCCGCAGGCGCGCGCGCTCGCCCTGCGGCGCAATTTCGTGCTCGGCCTGCTCTACGACAATCCCAATGCGCAGACGATCCTGAACTTCCAGCAGGGTGTGCTCGACGCGATCCGCGACACCGAATTCGCACTCGTGGTGCGCCCGGTCGATCGCCATTCGCCCGACATGCTGGACGACATTCGCGACTTCCTCGAAAAGCAGCGGCCTGCGGGCGTGATGATCCTGCCGCCGATCTCCGAGAACGATGCCATCGCCGAACTCTGCCTCGAGCAGGGCTGCGGCTATGTGCGGATGGGCTCGGCCGAGTTCGATGAACCGCACCGCCTCGTCGAATCGAACGATGGCGAAGCGGTAGGCTGGGCGGTCGATCACCTGGTCGAGCAGGGGCATCGGCGGATCGCGCTGATCGAGGGGCCGGAAGGCTTCCGCTCGGCGCTCGAGCGGCGTCGGGGCTTTCTCGAAGGGCTCGATCGCCACGGAATTGCGCACGATCCCGGCCTGGTCGCGAAAGGCGCCTACACCTTCGAATCGGGCAAGGCGGCGGCGCGCGCGCTGTTCGATCGCGATCCGCGTCCGACCGCGATTTTCGCGTGCAACGACGAGATGGCGGCCGGTGCGCTGCATGTCGCGTCCGAGCGTGGAATTGCCGTGCCGCGCGACCTGTCGCTGATCGGCTTCGACGATTCGCCCACGGCGGCTCATATGTGGCCGCCCCTCACCACGGTGAGCTGGCCGATCACCAGGATGGCGAACGCCGCCGCCATGAAACTGATCGCCCCGGCGACGCCCGAGGCCAAACCGTTCAAGTTCGATTCGAGCCTCGTTCAGCGATCGTCGGTCGCCCCGCCGCAAAAGCCATGA
- a CDS encoding 2-keto-4-pentenoate hydratase — MSHTIAQAFVDARRKRSGLREYPGERPQTLADAYAIQDAALAIWKRAIGGWKVGRINPPDSDRLGAERLAGPVFADTIVRADGEPADFAIFSDGFAAAEAEFMLRLAPRDGALPTTPTEAMEWVDEVRIGLEIASSPYPDINTDGPCVTISDHGNNAGLQLGPTVDKTHWSSLDDVEVSLSIDGRTAGRATTATMLDGPFGSVCFLLANLQQRGIATQAGWWISSGAITGVHKVESGNDVIAHFGDLGSVSAQID, encoded by the coding sequence ATGTCACATACCATCGCCCAAGCGTTCGTCGATGCGCGCCGGAAAAGGTCCGGACTGCGCGAATATCCCGGCGAACGCCCGCAAACGCTTGCCGACGCCTATGCCATCCAGGACGCGGCTCTGGCGATCTGGAAACGCGCGATCGGCGGATGGAAAGTGGGGCGGATCAATCCGCCCGATAGCGATCGCCTGGGGGCCGAACGGCTCGCCGGTCCGGTTTTTGCCGACACGATCGTCCGTGCCGACGGCGAACCGGCTGACTTCGCTATTTTCAGCGATGGTTTCGCCGCGGCCGAAGCCGAATTCATGCTACGGCTCGCACCGCGGGACGGCGCGCTGCCGACCACTCCGACCGAAGCGATGGAGTGGGTCGATGAAGTGCGGATCGGGCTTGAAATCGCGTCCTCTCCCTATCCGGATATCAATACCGACGGTCCCTGCGTCACCATTTCCGATCATGGCAACAATGCGGGGCTGCAGCTCGGCCCAACGGTCGACAAGACTCACTGGTCGAGCCTCGACGACGTCGAAGTGTCGCTGTCGATCGATGGTCGCACCGCGGGCCGGGCGACCACGGCCACCATGCTGGACGGACCGTTCGGTTCGGTCTGCTTCCTGCTCGCGAACCTGCAGCAGAGGGGTATCGCGACACAGGCCGGCTGGTGGATATCGAGCGGCGCGATAACCGGGGTTCACAAAGTCGAATCCGGCAACGACGTCATCGCGCATTTCGGCGATCTGGGATCCGTCTCCGCGCAGATCGACTAA
- a CDS encoding DUF2891 domain-containing protein, whose translation MDVRKDVARHFAQAALGHVAREYPHKLDHVMDSDADVLSPRMLHPCFFGSFDWHSCVHGWWTLLTLRRLRPDMPEAERIEALAENTFTDDKLAVELAYARRPASRGFERPYGWAWLLYLHREATRHQERAWASRLTPLARHFAESFKTYLAALTYPIRTGTHYNSAFALTLALEWANIHDAALAELIRDTAKRWFAEDRDCQAWEPGGDEFLSPALGEALLMKRVLPEAEFADWFAGFLPRIDRDEPAALFTPATVSDRSDGKIAHLDGLNLSRAWAWRELGRDDAAQRHLDAALPHVTGDYMGEHWLASFALLALLDRPQG comes from the coding sequence GTGGACGTGAGAAAGGACGTCGCGCGGCACTTCGCGCAGGCTGCGTTGGGCCATGTCGCGCGCGAATATCCGCACAAGCTCGACCATGTGATGGACAGCGATGCCGATGTGCTGTCCCCGCGCATGCTCCATCCCTGTTTTTTCGGCAGCTTCGACTGGCACAGCTGCGTCCATGGCTGGTGGACGCTGCTGACACTGCGGCGGCTCCGCCCCGATATGCCCGAGGCCGAGCGGATCGAAGCGCTGGCGGAGAATACGTTCACCGACGACAAGCTCGCGGTCGAGCTCGCTTATGCACGCCGGCCCGCCTCGCGCGGGTTCGAACGGCCCTATGGCTGGGCCTGGCTGCTCTATCTCCACCGCGAAGCGACCCGGCATCAGGAGCGTGCGTGGGCATCGCGGCTCACACCGCTGGCGCGCCATTTTGCGGAGAGCTTCAAGACCTACCTCGCCGCGCTCACCTATCCGATCCGCACCGGCACGCATTACAATTCCGCTTTCGCGCTGACGCTGGCGTTAGAATGGGCGAACATCCACGACGCTGCGCTGGCAGAGCTCATCCGCGACACCGCCAAACGCTGGTTCGCCGAAGATCGCGACTGCCAGGCGTGGGAGCCGGGCGGCGACGAATTCCTCTCGCCCGCGCTCGGCGAAGCGCTGTTGATGAAGCGCGTGCTGCCCGAAGCCGAATTCGCCGATTGGTTCGCCGGTTTCCTCCCGCGCATCGATCGGGACGAGCCCGCCGCGCTGTTCACTCCCGCCACGGTCAGCGACCGGAGCGACGGCAAGATCGCGCATCTCGACGGGCTCAATCTGAGCCGCGCCTGGGCCTGGCGCGAGCTGGGCCGGGACGATGCGGCGCAGCGCCATCTCGATGCCGCCCTGCCGCATGTGACTGGCGACTATATGGGCGAACACTGGCTTGCGAGCTTCGCCTTGCTGGCGTTGCTCGATCGTCCGCAAGGCTGA
- a CDS encoding DUF979 domain-containing protein produces the protein MITYEWLYILAGAFFVGWSLLSLRDRRWGNAGFWGLLAASFLLGSHVSDFVNGLLVLGMVGIAGIGGLKRSKPATTTEIEKQNFSELLGNKLFIPALIVPLTAVIGTLLYNYTPFGETALFEPRRETLLLFAIGVLFALAAAIAWLRPPALAPMEEGRRLLDSIGWAAILPQMLAALGAVFALAGVGDIIGSLAGNIIPDGSVLVAVVVFALGMAVFTMIMGNAFAAFPVMAAAIGVPLLIEDYGGNVATIGAVGMLSGFCGTLLTPMAANFNIVPAALLELKDQNGVIRQQVGTAIPLWVCNVIIIYVGGFLLWT, from the coding sequence ATGATCACCTATGAATGGCTCTATATCCTTGCCGGCGCGTTCTTCGTTGGTTGGTCGCTGCTGTCCTTGCGCGATCGCAGATGGGGCAATGCGGGGTTCTGGGGCCTGCTCGCCGCGAGCTTCCTGCTCGGCAGCCATGTGTCCGATTTCGTCAACGGGCTGCTGGTGCTGGGCATGGTCGGGATCGCCGGGATCGGCGGACTGAAGCGCAGCAAACCGGCCACCACCACTGAAATCGAAAAGCAGAACTTCTCCGAGCTGCTCGGCAACAAGCTCTTCATTCCGGCGCTGATCGTCCCGCTGACCGCGGTGATCGGCACGCTGCTGTATAACTACACGCCGTTCGGCGAGACCGCATTGTTCGAGCCGCGCCGCGAAACGCTGCTGCTGTTCGCGATCGGCGTGCTGTTCGCGCTTGCCGCGGCCATCGCCTGGCTCCGGCCTCCCGCGCTCGCACCGATGGAGGAGGGGCGGAGGCTGCTCGATTCGATCGGCTGGGCGGCAATCCTGCCGCAAATGCTGGCGGCGCTCGGCGCGGTGTTCGCGCTCGCCGGCGTGGGCGACATCATCGGCAGCCTCGCGGGCAATATCATCCCCGATGGCAGCGTGCTGGTAGCGGTGGTGGTGTTTGCGCTGGGCATGGCGGTGTTCACGATGATCATGGGCAATGCCTTTGCCGCTTTTCCGGTGATGGCCGCAGCGATCGGCGTGCCGCTGCTGATCGAGGATTACGGCGGCAATGTCGCGACGATCGGTGCGGTCGGCATGCTGTCGGGCTTCTGCGGCACGCTGCTCACCCCGATGGCGGCGAATTTCAACATCGTCCCGGCTGCGCTGCTCGAACTGAAGGACCAGAACGGGGTGATCCGCCAGCAGGTGGGCACCGCGATCCCGCTGTGGGTGTGCAATGTGATCATCATCTATGTCGGAGGGTTCCTGCTGTGGACGTGA